A stretch of the Streptomyces sp. NBC_00078 genome encodes the following:
- a CDS encoding YqjF family protein — METEPITPSTPRPVRRPALVQGWHELTFLHWPVEPERVGALLPAGTRPDTLDGVTYVGLVPFLMRGVGLGPGPGLPYLGTFCETNVRLYSVDEQGRRGVVFRSLDASRLLPVLTGRFGVRLPYVWSSMRLRRENGVLTYTCRRGRRAGRGPTSRIVVRPAAPIARPTALELFLTARWGMHVPWHGRTVHLPNEHAPWPLHRAELLGLDDDLITAAGLPQMPQPPVSVLYSPGVSVRFGAPSTVRPAPVPDR, encoded by the coding sequence ATGGAGACCGAGCCGATCACGCCGTCCACCCCGCGGCCCGTGCGTCGGCCGGCGCTGGTGCAGGGCTGGCACGAACTGACCTTCCTGCACTGGCCGGTGGAGCCGGAGCGGGTGGGCGCTCTGCTGCCCGCCGGGACCCGACCGGACACCCTCGACGGGGTCACCTACGTCGGCCTCGTACCGTTCCTGATGCGCGGCGTGGGCCTCGGCCCCGGGCCGGGTCTGCCGTATCTCGGGACGTTCTGCGAGACGAACGTACGGCTGTACTCGGTGGACGAGCAGGGCCGCCGAGGTGTCGTGTTCCGGTCGCTGGACGCCAGCCGGCTGCTGCCCGTGCTGACGGGCCGGTTCGGCGTACGCCTGCCGTACGTGTGGTCGTCGATGCGCCTGCGCCGCGAGAACGGCGTGCTCACCTACACCTGCCGTCGTGGACGGCGCGCGGGCCGGGGGCCCACGAGCCGGATCGTGGTGCGGCCCGCCGCTCCGATAGCGCGGCCCACCGCGTTGGAGCTGTTCCTCACCGCCCGGTGGGGCATGCACGTCCCGTGGCACGGCCGCACCGTGCACCTGCCGAACGAGCACGCGCCCTGGCCGCTGCACCGGGCCGAACTCCTCGGCCTGGACGACGACCTGATCACCGCGGCCGGCCTGCCGCAGATGCCGCAGCCGCCGGTCAGCGTGCTCTACTCGCCGGGTGTGTCGGTCCGCTTCGGGGCCCCCTCCACCGTGCGGCCGGCCCCGGTCCCGGACCGTTAG
- a CDS encoding LacI family DNA-binding transcriptional regulator: MADVAKLAGVSSQTVSRVSNGHSGVITSTREQVLAAMRELGYRPNSAARALRYGRFNTIGVILFSLSSTGNSRTVEAIATHAADEGYAITLIPIDVPTQDNVLGAFTRMGELAVDAVIVIMEIHLLDTATVQLPPGVHVVVVDSDAGDRYSVVDTDQADGARKAVSHLLDLGHRTVWHVTGPETSFAGQRRTQAWRAVLEAAGRPVPPPLHGDWSAESGYTAGLALAAQPGCTAVFASNDQMALGLLRAFHERGLTVPADISVVGFDDIPDAAFFVPPLTTVHQDFAEVGRRCVRGALQQIRAHGGSQAGTDLVPTTLVVRDSTAAPPGRRP, encoded by the coding sequence ATGGCCGATGTCGCCAAGCTCGCGGGCGTGTCGTCGCAGACCGTCTCCCGTGTCTCCAACGGTCATTCCGGAGTGATCACTTCGACCCGGGAGCAGGTGCTCGCGGCGATGCGGGAGCTGGGCTACCGGCCCAACAGCGCCGCGCGCGCCCTGCGATACGGCCGGTTCAACACCATCGGCGTGATCCTCTTCAGCCTGTCCTCGACGGGCAACAGCCGCACCGTGGAGGCGATCGCCACGCATGCCGCGGACGAGGGGTACGCGATCACGCTGATCCCCATCGACGTCCCGACCCAGGACAACGTGCTGGGGGCCTTCACGCGCATGGGCGAGCTGGCCGTCGACGCCGTCATCGTCATCATGGAGATCCATCTGCTCGACACGGCCACGGTGCAGCTGCCGCCCGGCGTGCACGTGGTCGTCGTGGACTCCGACGCCGGCGACCGCTACAGCGTGGTCGACACGGACCAGGCCGACGGAGCGCGCAAGGCCGTGAGCCATCTGCTCGACCTGGGCCACCGGACGGTCTGGCACGTGACCGGCCCCGAGACGTCCTTCGCCGGCCAGCGTCGCACCCAGGCCTGGCGGGCCGTGCTGGAGGCGGCGGGACGTCCGGTGCCGCCGCCCCTGCACGGCGACTGGTCGGCCGAGTCCGGCTACACGGCAGGTCTGGCGCTCGCCGCGCAACCCGGCTGCACGGCCGTGTTCGCCTCCAACGACCAGATGGCGCTCGGGCTGTTGCGCGCCTTCCACGAACGGGGTCTGACCGTGCCCGCGGACATCAGCGTCGTCGGCTTCGACGACATCCCCGACGCCGCCTTCTTCGTTCCGCCCCTCACCACCGTCCACCAGGACTTCGCCGAGGTCGGCCGCCGCTGCGTCCGGGGCGCCCTCCAGCAGATCCGCGCCCACGGCGGCTCGCAGGCGGGCACCGATCTCGTCCCGACCACCCTGGTCGTCAGAGACAGCACCGCAGCGCCGCCCGGCCGGCGTCCGTGA